In Nostoc sp. CENA543, a single genomic region encodes these proteins:
- a CDS encoding glycosyltransferase, whose product MPKVSVIIPAYNAMTFLPTTLQSVLQQTFNDYEVIIINDGSSDGIIDWFTQVTDIRVKLISQENQGPAAARNHGINQAQGEYIAFLDADDIWAENKLEKQVNILDENPTIGLVYSWVGSIDSQGNIGNKVRKNNAEGRVWEIILEHNIIECGSNPMVRRICFEKVGVFDHRLAYAQDWEMWVRVASRYQFQVINETLVYYRSHPNNRSKNWRIMEQNYNLIFDKSFAHAPEYLSVEDLKSLENRIYGFANLRIAWKALQSGDYQQAKDFRQKAVQRYPQLSSLRNYLVLGAAIILVRVFGIQGYNKIRNMIYNLIGKRVSSIAG is encoded by the coding sequence ATGCCAAAAGTTTCTGTAATTATTCCTGCTTATAATGCGATGACATTTTTGCCAACTACTTTACAAAGTGTTTTACAACAGACCTTTAATGATTATGAGGTCATCATTATTAATGATGGTAGTTCTGATGGGATTATAGATTGGTTTACTCAAGTTACCGATATCAGAGTCAAATTAATCTCCCAAGAAAATCAGGGGCCTGCGGCTGCGCGCAATCATGGTATCAATCAAGCGCAAGGAGAATATATAGCTTTTCTTGATGCTGATGATATTTGGGCTGAAAATAAGCTAGAAAAACAAGTGAATATTTTGGATGAAAATCCCACAATAGGCTTAGTTTATAGTTGGGTGGGTTCAATTGACTCTCAAGGTAATATTGGCAATAAAGTTCGCAAGAATAATGCTGAAGGTCGTGTTTGGGAAATCATTCTAGAACATAACATTATTGAGTGTGGTAGTAATCCGATGGTGCGCCGCATTTGTTTTGAAAAAGTCGGTGTTTTTGATCATCGTTTAGCTTATGCCCAAGATTGGGAAATGTGGGTGAGGGTTGCTTCTCGTTATCAGTTTCAAGTCATCAATGAAACATTAGTATATTATCGTTCCCATCCCAATAATCGCTCTAAAAATTGGAGAATTATGGAGCAGAATTATAATTTGATTTTTGATAAAAGTTTTGCTCACGCTCCAGAATATTTATCTGTTGAAGATTTAAAAAGTTTAGAAAATCGCATTTATGGTTTTGCGAATTTGCGTATTGCATGGAAAGCTTTGCAAAGTGGAGATTATCAACAAGCTAAGGATTTTCGCCAAAAGGCTGTGCAGCGATATCCTCAATTAAGTTCTTTACGTAATTATTTAGTTTTGGGTGCAGCGATAATTTTAGTAAGAGTTTTTGGGATTCAAGGCTATAACAAAATCAGAAATATGATTTACAATCTCATAGGAAAACGTGTATCAAGTATTGCCGGATAA
- the lpxD gene encoding UDP-3-O-(3-hydroxymyristoyl)glucosamine N-acyltransferase produces MKFSEIVAQLGDLVTSHSLIGNPDHNPEISGVAAIDEAKSGTISYVEGSKYAGFISTTNASALILPDDSTIQAQAQERGIVWLGTKQPRLLFAQAIAIFYKPYTPKPDIHPTAVIHPTAKIGEDVYIGPHTVVQEGVEIGNSVIIHPNVVIYPDVKIGDRTIIHANCTIEERSHIGADCIIHSGAVIGGEGFGFVPTRTGWVKMEQSGYVVLEDRVDIGCNTTIDRPAVGETRIGSDTKIDNLVQVGHGCQIGQGCAIAAQTGMAGGVTLGNRVILAGQVGVANEAKIGDGAIASAQTGIPHDVQPGEIVSGTPAVPHKTYLKVAALSKHLPEMYQFFRQLQRQFKGNGG; encoded by the coding sequence ATGAAATTTAGCGAAATTGTAGCCCAACTCGGTGATCTGGTCACTAGCCATAGTTTAATAGGCAATCCTGACCATAATCCAGAAATTAGCGGTGTAGCAGCGATTGATGAAGCTAAAAGCGGTACTATTAGCTACGTGGAGGGGTCAAAATATGCAGGGTTTATCAGTACAACTAATGCTAGTGCATTAATTTTGCCGGATGACTCCACAATACAAGCACAAGCACAAGAGCGAGGAATAGTTTGGTTAGGGACAAAACAACCAAGATTATTATTTGCTCAAGCGATCGCTATCTTCTATAAACCATACACCCCTAAACCTGACATTCATCCCACAGCAGTCATTCATCCCACAGCCAAAATCGGTGAAGATGTCTATATTGGCCCCCATACGGTAGTTCAGGAAGGGGTAGAAATTGGTAATAGTGTAATTATTCACCCCAACGTCGTGATTTACCCTGATGTCAAAATAGGCGATCGCACCATCATACACGCTAACTGCACCATCGAAGAACGCTCTCACATCGGTGCAGATTGTATCATTCATAGCGGTGCAGTCATCGGCGGCGAAGGCTTTGGCTTTGTTCCCACCCGCACTGGCTGGGTTAAAATGGAACAGTCCGGCTACGTAGTATTAGAAGACCGCGTTGATATTGGCTGTAACACCACAATTGATCGTCCAGCCGTCGGAGAAACGAGAATTGGCAGTGATACCAAAATTGATAATTTAGTACAGGTTGGTCATGGTTGCCAAATTGGTCAAGGTTGTGCGATCGCAGCTCAAACGGGTATGGCTGGCGGTGTCACATTAGGCAATCGTGTCATTCTAGCCGGACAAGTGGGTGTTGCCAACGAAGCCAAAATTGGTGATGGTGCGATCGCATCAGCACAAACCGGCATTCCCCACGATGTCCAACCAGGGGAAATAGTCTCCGGTACTCCTGCTGTTCCCCACAAGACTTACCTGAAAGTGGCTGCACTTTCCAAGCATCTGCCAGAAATGTATCAATTCTTCAGACAACTACAACGTCAGTTTAAGGGGAATGGGGGGTAG
- a CDS encoding CoB--CoM heterodisulfide reductase iron-sulfur subunit B family protein produces MLSQTLKYAYFPGCVAQGACGELYQSTQALTQALGIELIELKKAACCGSGTFKEDSQLLEDTVNARNIALAEALNLPLLTHCSTCQGVIGHVNERLQEFHTSNPEYIQQVNGFLHKEGCLPYRGSTEVKHLLYALVSDYGLEKISQRVTRKLSGLKCAAFYGCYLLRAQKSVPEKDRYNPEAMENLFRAVGATPIYYHGRTQCCGWPLSSYATTQSFQMAGMHIQEAIAAGADCLVTPCPLCHLNLDSRQPEVEKVIGKKLGLPVLHLPQLIALALGVSPQELGLERHIVSTKPVLEKLGHGV; encoded by the coding sequence ATGCTATCTCAGACACTAAAATATGCTTACTTCCCTGGTTGTGTAGCTCAAGGTGCTTGCGGGGAACTATATCAGTCAACTCAAGCTCTCACCCAAGCTTTGGGCATTGAATTAATTGAATTAAAAAAAGCTGCTTGTTGCGGATCAGGCACATTTAAAGAAGATTCTCAGCTGTTAGAAGATACAGTAAATGCCAGAAATATTGCTTTAGCGGAAGCATTAAATTTACCCCTACTCACTCACTGTAGTACCTGTCAGGGTGTGATTGGTCACGTTAATGAACGCTTGCAAGAGTTTCATACCAGTAATCCTGAATATATTCAGCAAGTTAACGGCTTTTTACACAAGGAAGGTTGTCTACCTTATCGCGGTAGTACAGAAGTTAAACATCTGCTCTACGCACTAGTTAGCGATTATGGTTTAGAAAAAATCAGCCAACGTGTAACTCGTAAGTTATCCGGTTTAAAATGTGCCGCCTTTTACGGCTGTTATCTCCTCCGCGCCCAAAAATCCGTACCTGAAAAAGACCGATATAACCCAGAAGCAATGGAAAATCTGTTTCGGGCTGTAGGTGCAACCCCAATTTATTATCATGGTCGCACCCAATGTTGTGGCTGGCCTCTTTCTAGTTACGCTACTACCCAATCCTTTCAAATGGCTGGGATGCACATTCAAGAAGCCATAGCAGCCGGTGCTGACTGTTTAGTAACCCCTTGTCCTCTGTGTCATCTAAATTTAGACTCCCGTCAACCAGAAGTAGAAAAAGTGATTGGCAAAAAATTAGGTTTGCCAGTATTACATTTACCCCAATTAATTGCTTTAGCTTTAGGAGTTAGTCCCCAAGAATTAGGTTTAGAAAGACATATTGTGTCTACTAAGCCAGTGTTAGAAAAATTGGGACATGGGGTATAG
- the acpP gene encoding acyl carrier protein codes for MSQTETFEKVKAIVADQLSVEEEKITPQANFANDLGADSLDTVELVMALEEEFDIEIPDEAAEKITTVQEAVDYINSKVAASA; via the coding sequence ATGAGTCAAACAGAGACATTTGAAAAAGTCAAGGCAATTGTTGCCGACCAACTCAGTGTAGAAGAGGAAAAAATCACACCACAGGCAAATTTTGCCAATGATCTAGGGGCAGATTCCTTAGATACAGTGGAATTAGTTATGGCTTTGGAAGAAGAATTTGACATCGAAATTCCCGATGAAGCCGCCGAAAAAATCACAACCGTTCAAGAAGCAGTGGATTACATCAACAGTAAAGTTGCCGCATCTGCTTAA
- the fabF gene encoding beta-ketoacyl-ACP synthase II, which yields MTDYNRKRVVVTGVGAITPIGNTPAEYWEGLISARNGIDYITAFDASSHDCRIAGEVKNFDPQEYMDRKEAKRMDRFSQFGVAAAKQALADAQLVINELNAEQVGVIIGSGVGGIKVMEDQQTIYLNRGPDRCSPFMIPMMIANMAAGLTAIHTGAKGPNNCTVTACAAGSNAVGDAFRMIQGGYAQAMICGGCEAAITPLSVAGFAAARALSTRNDDPTHACRPFDRDRDGFVMGEGAGILILEELQHALSRGARIYAEIVGYGMTCDAYHITSPVPGGEGAARAISLALKDAGITPEQVSYINAHGTSTPANDSTETAAIKKVLGDHAYKITVSSTKSMTGHLLGGSGGIEAVATVLAIANDQVPPTINIENPDPDCDLDYVPHTSRKQKVDVALSNSFGFGGHNVTLAFRKYVS from the coding sequence ATGACAGATTATAATCGTAAACGCGTTGTTGTCACGGGTGTTGGCGCGATTACACCTATTGGTAACACACCTGCGGAGTATTGGGAAGGATTGATCAGCGCACGCAATGGCATTGACTACATCACCGCATTTGATGCCTCTAGTCATGATTGCCGCATTGCAGGTGAGGTAAAAAATTTCGATCCACAGGAATACATGGATCGTAAAGAAGCCAAGCGGATGGATCGATTTTCCCAATTTGGAGTCGCAGCCGCCAAACAAGCACTTGCTGATGCCCAGTTAGTTATCAATGAACTCAACGCCGAACAGGTAGGAGTTATTATTGGTTCTGGTGTGGGTGGTATTAAGGTGATGGAAGACCAACAAACCATCTACCTCAACCGAGGGCCTGATCGCTGTAGCCCATTCATGATCCCCATGATGATTGCTAATATGGCGGCAGGATTGACAGCAATTCACACCGGCGCAAAAGGGCCAAATAACTGTACTGTAACGGCTTGTGCTGCTGGTTCTAATGCCGTGGGAGACGCGTTTCGCATGATTCAAGGTGGTTACGCCCAAGCGATGATTTGCGGTGGGTGTGAAGCGGCGATTACCCCCTTATCTGTAGCTGGTTTTGCTGCGGCGCGCGCCCTTTCTACTCGCAATGATGACCCAACTCATGCTTGTCGTCCCTTTGATCGCGATCGCGATGGATTTGTCATGGGCGAAGGTGCGGGAATTCTGATTTTGGAGGAATTACAACACGCTTTAAGTCGTGGCGCACGTATTTATGCCGAAATCGTGGGTTATGGCATGACCTGTGATGCCTACCATATCACTTCTCCAGTTCCTGGAGGTGAAGGAGCAGCTAGAGCCATTAGCCTGGCATTAAAAGACGCAGGCATCACCCCAGAACAAGTCAGTTATATCAATGCCCACGGCACAAGTACCCCCGCCAACGACTCCACTGAAACTGCTGCCATTAAAAAAGTTTTGGGTGATCATGCTTACAAAATCACTGTCAGTTCCACTAAATCCATGACAGGACACCTTTTAGGCGGTTCTGGTGGAATTGAAGCGGTAGCCACAGTCCTGGCCATTGCCAATGATCAAGTTCCACCCACCATCAACATCGAAAACCCTGACCCAGATTGTGATTTAGACTACGTACCTCACACTAGCCGCAAACAAAAGGTTGACGTTGCCCTGTCCAATTCCTTCGGATTTGGCGGTCATAATGTCACCCTCGCTTTTAGAAAGTACGTCTCTTAG